A genome region from Pangasianodon hypophthalmus isolate fPanHyp1 chromosome 11, fPanHyp1.pri, whole genome shotgun sequence includes the following:
- the hap1 gene encoding trafficking kinesin-binding protein 1 isoform X1: MEVWSSSGTEESERESSISQDEEDEEEQEQSTSGLCRELVKVLCSERVGQVTKTYHDIEAVTHLLEEKERDLELAARIGQSLLKQNKALTERNELLDEQLEAAKEEIAQLRHELSMRDDLLQLYASTEEIEAATELRSPIRRNESNSSLSNYVHYDFLQKKLKSLEEENLKLRAVANELTSETSSYEEQEQQLMIVCVEELSSANKQVVALSEELARKVEDSLRQQEEISSLLGQVVDQQQRCKALIRENEELTQHLNSSRESQSQLKTELKDLQERYSECEDMLQEAREEIKNLRNKSLPNSTVQRYSSLAAVFPMDSLAAEIEGTFRKGLDSPAPSEYKNHPWRVFETVKVANQAARLRSRCHSPQVPSSSPASSQSSRTSTPHTSYYGSDSVSLNLEDKSQSITTLQDQSLVESKRLGQPGMPGGQDLEEALRSLSARQERHSSDRPFFDVERERKFRALGGSSTGGSSGFLTPNDSLVSTGTNYSGSSQHSSASSSSRSYLPERLQIVKPLEGSVTLHHWQQLAKPNLGGILHPRPGILTKDFRELEVDVQQVYSLNDLEEDEPNWSKLPNPIHIPIVTSSGSNFPHTCPTHTITNSQILHPSVLLSSLSTSFQPHNLSTSGSSEHVRTLPDHQHGFFNNPAMNMTPTLGLIQLLQERGISASTQPSLPPNLRPSISTSAALNDKETDGGHSGEKQQRRNIFSFNLVEKLQSLGLHKVVARGFIDSGKKEGDPHNPPPPKLNTGFE, translated from the exons ATGGAGGTTTGGAGCAGCTCGGGCACagaggagagcgagagagagagcagcatcagtcaggatgaggaagatgaggaggaaCAGGAGCAGAGTACTAGCGGTCTGTGCAGAGAGCTGGTGAAAG TGCTGTGCTCAGAGAGGGTTGGCCAGGTTACAAAGACATACCATGACATTGAGGCTGTCACGCATCTTCTGGAGGAG AAAGAACGTGATCTAGAGCTAGCAGCTCGAATTGGCCAGTCACTGCTGAAACAGAACAAGGCCTTAACAGAACGTAACGAGCTGCTGGACGAACAGCTGGAGGCCGCAAAAGAAGAG ATTGCTCAGCTGCGTCATGAGCTCTCTATGCGAGATGATCTTCTGCAACTGTACGCCAGCACTGAGGAGATAGAAGCTGCTACAGAATTACGCTCACC GATCAGGCGAAACGAGTCGAACTCTTCTCTCAGCAACTACGTCCATTATGATTTCCTGCAAAAGAAGCTCAAGAGTCTGGAGGAAGAGAACCTCAAACTGCGTGCTGTG GCCAATGAGTTGACATCAGAGACCAGCAGCTATGaagagcaggagcagcagctgatgattgtgtgtgttgaagAACTCT CATCAGCGAATAAGCAGGTGGTGGCTCTGTCGGAGGAGCTGGCTCGTAAAGTGGAGGACTCTCTCCGCCAGCAGGAGGAGATTAGCTCTTTGTTGGGTCAGGTGGTCGACCAGCAGCAGCGTTGTAAAGCG CTAATCAGGGAGAATGAGGAACTCACTCAGCACCTAAACAGTTCACGGGAAAGCCAGTCACAGCTCAAAACAGAG ctGAAGGACCTGCAAGAGAGGTATTCAGAGTGTGAAGACATGCTACAGGAAGCCAGAGAGGAGATCAAGAACCTGCGCAATAAGAGCCTGCCCAACAGCACAGTGCAGCGCTACAGTTCGCTGGCTGCTGTGTTCCCCATGGACTCACTCGCTGCTGAAATTGAAGGAACCTTCCGCAAAGGCCTGGACAGTCCTGCTCCGTCAGAATACAA GAACCATCCATGGCGCGTGTTTGAGACAGTGAAAGTGGCCAATCAAGCTGCACGACTGCGCTCTCGGTGCCACTCCCCGCAGGTCCCCAGCTCTAGCCCCGCCTCCTCCCAGTCCAGTCGAACCAGCACACCACACACTAGCTACTACGGATCTGACTCCGTCAGCCTCAACCTTGAGGACAAATCCCAATCCATAACAACGTTACAGGATCAGAG CCTTGTAGAATCAAAGCGTCTGGGTCAGCCAGGCATGCCAGGTGGTCAAGATCTGGAAGAAGCTCTGCGTTCCCTCTCTGCACGCCAGGAGCGTCATTCTTCTGATCGGCCGTTCTTCGATGTAGAACGTGAGAGGAAGTTCAGGGCACTGGGTGGCAGCAGCACAGGCGGCTCTAGTGGCTTCCTTACACCCAATGACAGCTTGGTATCCACAGGAACCAACTATTCAGGCAGCTCCCAGCATTCATCTGCTTCATCCAGCTCTCGATCCTACCTGCCTGAACGCCTGCAGATAGTCAAACCACTGGAGg GCTCAGTCACCCTGCACCACTGGCAGCAGCTGGCTAAACCCAACCTTGGCGGCATACTTCATCCACGGCCAGGCATCCTCACCAAAGACTTCAGGGAACTGGAAGTGGACGTTCAGCAAGTTTATAGCCTCAATGACCTTGAGGAGGATGAGCCTAACTGGTCCAAACTCCCTAACCCCATTCACATCCCTATTG TCACTTCATCTGGATCCAACTTCCCTCACACCTGCCCCACCCACACCATCACCAACTCTCAGATCCTCCATCCCTCTGTCCTGCTGTCCTCTTTATCCACTAG ctttcAGCCTCATAACCTGTCCACCTCTGGGAGCAGTGAGCATGTAAGAACCTTACCAGATCACCAGCATGGTTTCTTCAATAACCCTGCCATGAATATGACACCCACATTAGGTCTTATTCAGCTGCTTCAAGAGCGAGGTATCTCTGCTTCAACTCAGCCCAGCTTGCCTCCCAACCTCAGACCTTCTATCAGCACTTCAGCAGCTTTAAACGATAAAGAAACAGATGGGGGACACAGCGGAGAGAAACAGCAGAGGAGGAATATTTTTAGCTTCAACCTTGTTGAAAAGCTTCAGAGTCTTGGTCTTCATAAAGTGGTAGCCAGAGGATTCATAGACTCAGGGAAGAAGGAAGGAGATCCACACAATCCTCctccaccaaaactgaacactGGCTTTGAGTAG
- the hap1 gene encoding trafficking kinesin-binding protein 1 isoform X2 has product MEVWSSSGTEESERESSISQDEEDEEEQEQSTSGLCRELVKVLCSERVGQVTKTYHDIEAVTHLLEEKERDLELAARIGQSLLKQNKALTERNELLDEQLEAAKEEIAQLRHELSMRDDLLQLYASTEEIEAATELRSPIRRNESNSSLSNYVHYDFLQKKLKSLEEENLKLRAVANELTSETSSYEEQEQQLMIVCVEELSSANKQVVALSEELARKVEDSLRQQEEISSLLGQVVDQQQRCKALIRENEELTQHLNSSRESQSQLKTELKDLQERYSECEDMLQEAREEIKNLRNKSLPNSTVQRYSSLAAVFPMDSLAAEIEGTFRKGLDSPAPSEYKNHPWRVFETVKVANQAARLRSRCHSPQVPSSSPASSQSSRTSTPHTSYYGSDSVSLNLEDKSQSITTLQDQSLVESKRLGQPGMPGGQDLEEALRSLSARQERHSSDRPFFDVERERKFRALGGSSTGGSSGFLTPNDSLVSTGTNYSGSSQHSSASSSSRSYLPERLQIVKPLEGSVTLHHWQQLAKPNLGGILHPRPGILTKDFRELEVDVQQVYSLNDLEEDEPNWSKLPNPIHIPIVTSSGSNFPHTCPTHTITNSQILHPSVLLSSLSTSRRKRWSRLFLQL; this is encoded by the exons ATGGAGGTTTGGAGCAGCTCGGGCACagaggagagcgagagagagagcagcatcagtcaggatgaggaagatgaggaggaaCAGGAGCAGAGTACTAGCGGTCTGTGCAGAGAGCTGGTGAAAG TGCTGTGCTCAGAGAGGGTTGGCCAGGTTACAAAGACATACCATGACATTGAGGCTGTCACGCATCTTCTGGAGGAG AAAGAACGTGATCTAGAGCTAGCAGCTCGAATTGGCCAGTCACTGCTGAAACAGAACAAGGCCTTAACAGAACGTAACGAGCTGCTGGACGAACAGCTGGAGGCCGCAAAAGAAGAG ATTGCTCAGCTGCGTCATGAGCTCTCTATGCGAGATGATCTTCTGCAACTGTACGCCAGCACTGAGGAGATAGAAGCTGCTACAGAATTACGCTCACC GATCAGGCGAAACGAGTCGAACTCTTCTCTCAGCAACTACGTCCATTATGATTTCCTGCAAAAGAAGCTCAAGAGTCTGGAGGAAGAGAACCTCAAACTGCGTGCTGTG GCCAATGAGTTGACATCAGAGACCAGCAGCTATGaagagcaggagcagcagctgatgattgtgtgtgttgaagAACTCT CATCAGCGAATAAGCAGGTGGTGGCTCTGTCGGAGGAGCTGGCTCGTAAAGTGGAGGACTCTCTCCGCCAGCAGGAGGAGATTAGCTCTTTGTTGGGTCAGGTGGTCGACCAGCAGCAGCGTTGTAAAGCG CTAATCAGGGAGAATGAGGAACTCACTCAGCACCTAAACAGTTCACGGGAAAGCCAGTCACAGCTCAAAACAGAG ctGAAGGACCTGCAAGAGAGGTATTCAGAGTGTGAAGACATGCTACAGGAAGCCAGAGAGGAGATCAAGAACCTGCGCAATAAGAGCCTGCCCAACAGCACAGTGCAGCGCTACAGTTCGCTGGCTGCTGTGTTCCCCATGGACTCACTCGCTGCTGAAATTGAAGGAACCTTCCGCAAAGGCCTGGACAGTCCTGCTCCGTCAGAATACAA GAACCATCCATGGCGCGTGTTTGAGACAGTGAAAGTGGCCAATCAAGCTGCACGACTGCGCTCTCGGTGCCACTCCCCGCAGGTCCCCAGCTCTAGCCCCGCCTCCTCCCAGTCCAGTCGAACCAGCACACCACACACTAGCTACTACGGATCTGACTCCGTCAGCCTCAACCTTGAGGACAAATCCCAATCCATAACAACGTTACAGGATCAGAG CCTTGTAGAATCAAAGCGTCTGGGTCAGCCAGGCATGCCAGGTGGTCAAGATCTGGAAGAAGCTCTGCGTTCCCTCTCTGCACGCCAGGAGCGTCATTCTTCTGATCGGCCGTTCTTCGATGTAGAACGTGAGAGGAAGTTCAGGGCACTGGGTGGCAGCAGCACAGGCGGCTCTAGTGGCTTCCTTACACCCAATGACAGCTTGGTATCCACAGGAACCAACTATTCAGGCAGCTCCCAGCATTCATCTGCTTCATCCAGCTCTCGATCCTACCTGCCTGAACGCCTGCAGATAGTCAAACCACTGGAGg GCTCAGTCACCCTGCACCACTGGCAGCAGCTGGCTAAACCCAACCTTGGCGGCATACTTCATCCACGGCCAGGCATCCTCACCAAAGACTTCAGGGAACTGGAAGTGGACGTTCAGCAAGTTTATAGCCTCAATGACCTTGAGGAGGATGAGCCTAACTGGTCCAAACTCCCTAACCCCATTCACATCCCTATTG TCACTTCATCTGGATCCAACTTCCCTCACACCTGCCCCACCCACACCATCACCAACTCTCAGATCCTCCATCCCTCTGTCCTGCTGTCCTCTTTATCCACTAG CCGCAGGAAGCGTTGGTCAAGGCTCTTCCTCCAGCTCTAA